From Miscanthus floridulus cultivar M001 chromosome 15, ASM1932011v1, whole genome shotgun sequence, the proteins below share one genomic window:
- the LOC136508080 gene encoding uncharacterized protein: MHRVGSAGNTAGSTRPRKEKRFTYVLNDADDKKHCAGINCLAYLNGSTFSTSDYLFSGSRDGTLKRWELNNGDASFSATFESHVDWVNDAIIVGEKLVSCSSDTTIKVWNCFSDGACTRTLRQHSDYVICLAAAEKNSNIVASGGLGGEVFVWDLDAALAPVAKYVDAKEDEVPNGNSGPALSTLCSVNSSSNIASSNGQSHGYNPIAAKGHKDSVYALAMNDTGTLLLSGGTEKVVRVWDPRTGSKNMKLRGHTDNIRALLVDSTGRYCLSGSSDSMIRLWDLGQQRCVHSYAVHTDSVWALASTPSFGHVYSGGRDQSVYLTDLSTRESVLLCTNEYPILQLSLQDDTIWVATTDSSVYGWPAEGRTPQKVFQKGGTFLAGNLSFSRARASLEGSAPVPVYKEPSFVIPGVPAIIQHEIMNNRRHVLTKDTTGSVKLWEITRGAVIEDFGKVSFEDKKKELFEMVSIPAWFTMDARLGCLSVHLDTPQCFSAEIYAVDLNVAGAQEDLKINLAQETLRGLLVHWSKRKQKSSSHSLSNGDSSIGKDVPSKDSPRSRSEVDDVTENHATHVLPSFEFSTVSPPSIITEGSSGGPWRKRITDLDGTEGDLPWWCVDCVTHNRYPKENTKCGFYLHPAEGSPAPNITQGKLSAPRILRIHKVANYVVEKLVVDKPLDGGSDGAFVMGLSSAQSQLSALDSSSRLGLKSWQKTKPCIEILCNNQVLSPEMSLATVRTYIWKKPEDLILHYRVVQSR, translated from the exons ATGCATCGTGTTGGGAGTGCTGGTAATACGGCTGGCTCGACTCGACCGAGAAAGGAGAAGCGCTTCACATATGTGCTCAATGATGCTGATGATAAAAAG CATTGTGCGGGGATCAATTGCTTGGCTTATCTAAATGGTTCCACATTTAGTACAagcgattatctttttagcgggAGTCGTGATGGTACCTTGAAAAGATGGGAATTAAATAATGGGGATGCAAGCTTCTCAGCAACTTTTGAGTCTCATGTTGATTGG GTTAATGATGCCATTATAGTTGGAGAAAAGCTTGTTTCCTGTTCCTCAGACACCACAATAAAG GTCTGGAATTGCTTCTCTGATGGTGCCTGTACCAGGACTCTCCGCCAGCATTCTGATTACGTGATTTGTCTCGCTGCTGCTGAGAAGAAT AGCAATATTGTAGCCTCTGGTGGTCTTGGTGGTGAGGTTTTCGtttgggaccttgatgctgctctTGCTCCTGTAGCAAAATATGTGGATGCCAAAGAGGATGAGGTTCCTAATGGAAACTCTGGGCCTGCTTTGTCAACATTGTGCAGCGTAAATTCTAGTAGCAATATTGCTTCCTCTAATGGTCAATCACATGGGTACAATCCAATTGCCGCCAAAGGTCACAAAGACTCAGTTTATGCACTGGCTATGAATGATACAGGAACCCTTCTTCTCTCTGGTGGCACTGAAAAG GTTGTCCGAGTGTGGGATCCGAGAACAGGTTCAAAAAACATGAAATTGAGAGGGCACACTGACAATATCAGGGCCTTACTTGTTGATTCTACAGGGAG GTATTGCCTATCAGGATCATCTGATTCCATGATAAG ACTATGGGATCTAGGACAGCAGCGTTGTGTTCATTCTTATGCTGTGCATACTGATTCAGTTTGGGCGCTTGCAAGCACTCCTTCATTTGGTCATGTCTACAGTGGTGGAAGAGACCAATCT GTATACCTAACTGATTTGTCCACAAGAGAGAGTGTTTTACTGTGCACAAATGAATACCCTATTCTACAGTTGTCTCTGCAAGATGACACAATATGGGTGGCAACAACTGATTCTTCTGTTTATGGATGGCCAGCTGAAGGGCGCACACCCCAAAAGGTCTTCCAAAAGGGTGGTACATTCTTAGCTGGGAATTTGTCATTCTCAAGGGCAAGAGCATCTTTAGAAGGATCAGCACCT GTTCCTGTATACAAAGAGCCATCATTTGTTATCCCAGGAGTTCCAGCAATAATTCAACATGAGATAATGAATAATAGAAGGCATGTACTGACAAAG GATACCACTGGTTCAGTCAAATTGTGGGAGATCACCCGCGGTGCTGTTATTGAAGACTTTGGCAAG GTTTCTTTCGAAGATAAGAAAAAGGAGTTGTTTGAGATG GTAAGCATACCTGCTTGGTTCACCATGGATGCTCGATTAGGATGCTTGTCTGTCCACCTGGATACTCCACAATGCTTTTCTGCAGAAATATATGCGGTTGATCTAAATGTTGCTGGAGCACAAGAAGATCTCAAG ATTAATTTGGCTCAAGAGACCCTTCGGGGTTTGCTAGTTCATTGGAGTAAAAGAAAGCAGAAATCTAGTTCGCACAGCTTGTCTAATGGTGATAGTTCAATAGGGAAAGATGTTCCATCAAAAGACTCGCCCCGGTCAAGATCTGAGGTGGACGATGTCACTGAAAACCATGCAACTCATGTGCTTCCATCATTTGAGTTTTCTACAGTTTCACCTCCCTCAATTATCACGGAAGGTTCTAGTGGAGGGCCTTGGAGAAAGAGAATTACCGATTTGGATGGAACTGAGGGTGATCTTCCATGGTGGTGTGTGGACTGTGTTACTCACAATCGATATCCAAAGGAGAatacaaa ATGCGGCTTTTATTTACATCCTGCTGAAGGCTCGCCTGCGCCAAACATAACTCAAGGGAAGCTTAGTGCTCCACGGATATTGCGAATTCACAAG GTAGCTAACTATGTGGTTGAGAAACTCGTGGTTGACAAACCATTGGATGGAGGCTCTGATGGTGCTTTTGTTATGGGATTGAGTTCTGCTCAATCACAGCTCTCAGCGCTAGATAGTTCTTCACGGCTTGGACTAAAGTCATGGCAAAAAACAAAGCCATGTATTGAGATATTGTGCAATAACCAG GTTCTATCACCAGAGATGAGTTTGGCTACAGTGCGAACATATATATGGAAGAAGCCAGAAGATTTGATTCTTCATTATAGAGTGGTCCAGTCGAGATGA